AATTAGTCTACATCGCAAGCCGTGCAAATAAGAAAAAAGGTAACAATTAATAGTAAGTGCTGGTCATTCCTAGGATAAGACTGAGCACACATTCAGTAGCTTTTCACCTTGCTGGCCAGATTGATCGATTTTTTTTAGCCCATACAGCTTGCAATAAACTGGGAAGAAAATGTAATGTTGTAAAAGAAAAGTAAGTTGATTGAACAAACAGTACGATGAAAAATAAACAGGCACGTGATGCTATACTGCTATGAATAATGGATGAAAACAAAGTATTCGACCAATTCACTGGAAAATTATAGTAGTCGGAACAGCGAACTGGAGGAAGCGTACTCACCTGACCTGGAATTCTTGGAGTGAACTATGGCCATCGCAACGAAGAAGTACCGTGCTACCGGGATGAAGGATGGTCTGCAAGGAGAAATCTGGTTAATGGAAGAATTTTAGAAAGGTTATAAAGATTAGGATTACTAACCACGACCTCTCATCTTCTTATTGTTCACATTCCACCTGAAAAATCGATCGCTAATGTTGATGGCTTTTATGGCCACTTGCTAGAGAAACGGATGCAGAGTGAGGAGAATCGACGAGAAGAGGTGGGAGTGAGgtgagcggcgatggcggcgcttgGCCTCTGCCCCGCTTTGCACGTCGAACGTGGAAACGGCCAAGGGAACAGGAAGCGATCTGTATCGTTCGGAAGTTGGGCTCGGCTGACTTGGGCTCACTTTGGCTTGGCCCATTAGACAAAGACATCAGGCTTTCAGGTGTTAGCTGGATGCTTGCCTGCCTCTAGATTTCGATCGGACGTTCCAAAACAAATAGGGTGACGTGGAAGCAGGAGAAGGCTGAAAAATACTATTAACTACACTAAGTGGGGATCAATTGTATAgaagatatagatatagatatagatacaTGGATTTGTTAACAGATTCAGAATTACTAAACGCCCTGTTGTCCTCATTTCAGTCTCAACAATCGTATTTTCTTGATTTATtaaatccaaaaattaaaatataacacataaaaaatattgatcTATACATGTTCTCTGGAGTCTCAATTATAACCTAACAATGTCAGTATCAAACTATCAATTATTTAgaacataataataatacacAGATTGATGCGTAGTTTGATTTGAAAAGAACCCCAGGATTTGGTTTAGACAGAGGATTTTGAGAGATCTACACCAAATTGATCTGTACATTTTCTCTGGAGTCCTAATATAACCTAACAATGCCAGTATCAATCATTTAGAACATAATAATACACAGATTGATGTGGAATTTGATTTGAAAAGAACCCCCCAGGATTTGGTTTAGACAGAGGATTATAAGAGAGTTAGGGTGCGCTCGATTCAGTAGATAGGATGGGCTGATTAgccgcacgtaaaacgagaaatatgattagcatatgattaattaagtattaatatataaattttcaatgaataaatttgttagatttttttaaagaacttctttatataaagttttcgaAAGAAACACagcgtttagcagtttgaaaagcgtgctaacggaaaacgaggagAATCTAACCCTATAAGCTGAAACGAGCACACCCTTACTACAAGTTCACACCAATTTCGGCccatagaaagaaaaaaaaaaccaaaaaagaagCCCACAGAGAAGAACAGAAAGAAACCCGTCTCCCCCACGTCCCCACCCCCCACACAACGCGCCCTAAAATATCCCCAAACCCTCCAAAtctccgccccccccccccctcccctccccgaccCGACCCGACCCGACGCCGAAATCCCCCAAATTccatccccgcctcctcctcctctcccttctcccacCCTCGCGTCGCGAGAGAATCCGAGGCGCGCGAgcgagaggaaggggagaaggtgagagcagcggcggagggaggagatggagtCGGATCAGGGGAAGCTGTTCATCGGCGGCATCTCGTGGGAGACCACCGAGGAGAAGCTCCGCGACCACTTCGCCGCCTACGGCGACGTCTCCCAGGCCGCCGTCATGCGCGACAAGCTCACCGGCCGCCCCCGCGGCTTCGGCTTCGTCGTCTTCTCCGACCCTTCCTCCGTCGACGCCGCCCTCGTCGACCCCCACACCCTCGACGGCCGCACGGTATCCCCTCTCAAACCCTAGCGAATATTCGCGTTGGATTCCCTCCTCTCAAGgttcggctcggctcggtttcGTAGGTTGATGTGAAGCGGGCGCTCTCGCGGGAGGAGCAGCAGGCCGCGAAGGCGGCGAACCCTAGCGCGGGTGGGAGGCACGCTTCCGGtgggggcggtggtggaggaggcgccggtggtggtggtggcggtggcggtgacgccGGCGGTGCGCGGACGAAGAAGATCTTCGTCGGCGGGCTGCCCTCCAACCTGACGGAGGACGAGTTCCGGCAGTACTTCCAGACCTACGGGGTCGTCACCGACGTCGTCGTCATGTACGACCAGAACACGCAGCGGCCGAGGGGGTTCGGGTTCATCACCTTCGACGCGGAGGACGCCGTCGACCGCGTGCTGCACAAGACCTTCCATGACCTGAGCGGGAAGATGGTGGAGGTGAAGCGCGCCCTGCCCAGGGAGGCCAACcctggctccggcggcggcggccgttccatgggaggtggcggcgggggttACCAGAGTAACAATGGGCCGAACTCCAATGCTGGGGGCTATGATAGCAGAGGTGACGCTAGCAGGTATGGTCAGGCGCAGCAGGGTAGTGGTGGTTATCCCGGTTATGGTGCCGGAGGATATGGTGCTGGTACGGTTGGTTATGGATATGGGCATGCTAACCCTGGAACCGCGTATGGGAATTATGGGGCTGGAGGATTTGGAGGTGTTCCTGCTGGGTATGGTGGTCATTATGGCAATCCAAATGCGCCTGGTTCAGGTTACCAGGGTGGTCCTCCAGGAGCAAACAGAGGACCATGGGGTGGTCAAGCTCCGTCTGGTTATGGCACTGGGAGTTATGGTGGCAATGCAGGCTATGCTGCTTGGAACAACTCTTCTGCTGGAGGTAATGCACCCACTAGTCAGGCCGCTGGTGCAGGCACAGGCTACGGGAACCAGGGCTATGGATATGGTGGATATGGAGGAGATGCATCGTATGGTAATCATGGAGCATAT
The sequence above is drawn from the Oryza glaberrima chromosome 10, OglaRS2, whole genome shotgun sequence genome and encodes:
- the LOC127786093 gene encoding heterogeneous nuclear ribonucleoprotein 1; the protein is MESDQGKLFIGGISWETTEEKLRDHFAAYGDVSQAAVMRDKLTGRPRGFGFVVFSDPSSVDAALVDPHTLDGRTVDVKRALSREEQQAAKAANPSAGGRHASGGGGGGGGAGGGGGGGGDAGGARTKKIFVGGLPSNLTEDEFRQYFQTYGVVTDVVVMYDQNTQRPRGFGFITFDAEDAVDRVLHKTFHDLSGKMVEVKRALPREANPGSGGGGRSMGGGGGGYQSNNGPNSNAGGYDSRGDASRYGQAQQGSGGYPGYGAGGYGAGTVGYGYGHANPGTAYGNYGAGGFGGVPAGYGGHYGNPNAPGSGYQGGPPGANRGPWGGQAPSGYGTGSYGGNAGYAAWNNSSAGGNAPTSQAAGAGTGYGNQGYGYGGYGGDASYGNHGAYGGYGGRGDGAGNPAAGGGSGYGAGYGSGNGGSGYPNAWADPSQGGGFGASVNGASEGQSNYGSGYGGVQPRVAQ